In the genome of Notamacropus eugenii isolate mMacEug1 chromosome 7, mMacEug1.pri_v2, whole genome shotgun sequence, the window AGCTTTTTAATTGAGTCATAGAATCTTAATTCCTAAGGGAGcagagaattttagagttagaagaaagggagcaaacatttattaatcacttactgttTGCTAGGCAATGTGCAAAATacgcttcacaaatattatctcaattactccttacaacaaccctgggagataggtactgttattttctccattttacagttgaggaaattactgcaaacagaagtttagtgacttgcctggaggcacacagctagtaaatctatGAGATTAGATTTAAACtcgtcttcctgcctccaagtccagcacaGTGTCCACTGCCTCAGGAAGGGATTTCAGGGTCCATCTAGGGCAAGCTATAGATACAAAGGAATCCGCACTACTGTCTACTTGGAGTATCATCCAGTCAATTTTTGCTTTCAGACCCCAACGGAAGGGAAGCCTGTGACCTCCTGAAGCAGCCAGATCTTTGTGTAATTCTTAtggttgggaattttttttctgacatcaagcttaaattatttatataaatgtataatagatatatatatatatatattttaaaaatataataaatataaaatatttatataaatataaaatatataaaatataaatttatataaataaattagcCATTTCTATCCATTactcctgattctgccctctggggtcagaCTAAGTCTCATCTCTTTTTCACATGAGAGCTCTTCAGAGACTTGAAGACAGTTGTCATGTATACCCTTCCCCCAGTCTTATTTTATCCAGGCTAAACAGACACAGTTTCTTGCACTTACCCTCATAAGATACAGATTCAGggtccttcttcctcccctttacCCTCAAAAGTTCACCATCCTATCAATATTCTTCCGAAACTGTTGCTTCCAGTACAGAGCACGCTACTCTCAATGTAACTGACCAGAGTAGAAAATATGATAACTTAaaggaaatagcaagttgtacataatagatttgcagtttcaaatgcagtcatctttttaaattttactatgttatggaaatgcttgttttattccataaattaaaaaaataaaatttaaattaataccAAGTATATAGCAAGACTATTCCACTTATTCCTGGAAACTGCCTCTCTTAATAAAACCCCAAATCATGTTAGTTGCTCTGACTGCTAAATCATAGTGAACTCACAGTCCTCTAGGACCCCTCTAGCCCTTTTTCTGACACACTGATATCTAATCATTTTTCCCCATGCTGCACTTgtaaaattgatttcttttgaacCAATGTGTAAGAATTTTTAACTCTCCTGATTGAATTTCATCTTTCTAGAGTCAGCTGGGCGCTCTAGGCTGTCCGTCTTTTTGAATCCAAACAATTGGTTATCTAGTATGTTAGGAATCTCCCTCAGCTGTGCATGCCCTGTAAATGTTATAATGTGCTccctatgcctttatccaagtcattaataaaaggatgaaaCAGCTTAGGGCCAAGTGCAGATCCTAAGATGCTCTGCTGAAGACTTCTTGGAAAGTCAACCTTAAAATACTCCTTGAGTCCAGCCATTTGTCTTCTTCAGGTTCTGTCTGTTATCATCTAGTTCATATCTTTACATATCCCATTCATGATAGTATACAATATTTTATCAAGTCCTTTATGAAATTTAAGCAAACTATTTCCAGAGaaatttttcctccccttcttttcctgcctctctccttttcccacttttttcccttatctctcctcttctccccattcccctctttttccctccctccctttgtattccttctccctttcaccatctcccctcccctcccttcccatcccatcCCCTTCCCATTAAATGTCTTAAAGCATAAATTTGTTTCTAGTGTTAATTACATTAGTATCACATGACagtaatgatattatttgtaTAAATTATTGACTCAcaattagaaatttattttatctagTGGTTTTAGTTGATTGTATATCTCTCTATTGATAACTGCATATGAAATACATTTCCACAGGGGAAAATGCCACCAAAAAATTTAACTCAATAATTATTTAGGGGTAATTATAATACTAGTTAGTCCTATGGCATGTGCAAAATGTTTTACTAGTAGGGTAGTGTGCTCACCGTAGAGTTGGGTTCCCACTTTTCTTTTACAGCACTTTCCTCATGCAATGTCTTTCCTATGTCATCATGCTATCTGCCTTCTCCTGGAACCTGTGTTCtgtgttcttttttctctatgGACCATACACTCATAATAGGGGAAAGAACAAGGTGCCCATATCCAGATAGTCACCAACCACTCCAACATTTctcagaaaatttaagtgaaCTTGCCCAAGTTGGTATATGTCAGAattaagacttgaacccagatcttctgactacaAAGACCAAACACTGATTGCTATCAGTGTAATGTTGGACAATAAAGCATTTAGGTGTTTGCTGTGTGCACCATTCACAGTTAAATGGTTGAAAGTTAAGAACAGTTTTAACAGAAGAGAACTGGTCCAAAGGaaaattctatttgaatttgaaattatgtATAATAATGCTCAGTGAATAGGAGAGGCAACATGGAGTACTGGTTTAAGAACTAGCCTTATGCTGAGGCTATAGGAACCTGAGCAAGTGACATTTCTCAGCTCCTTCAAGtaattctctaagattttaaatTACAGAACAGATTGCTGGCTTGtgttggtaaagggagtttttctttttgggaatTCCCAACAACAGCTGTTCCCAAAATGTGGTCATCAGACTCCTGGAGCATTGGTgccaaaatcaaatagaaatggatcccatattgacttagaaaaccgcAAATTAACAATTTCCatattgtactgtatttttatttattttgttaagcatttccaattgcattttaatgtgCTTTATTCCCCTTCTGCCCAACCCCAGTGCAGGCTGCCCATCCTGTGGGTTTGCCCTATAGGATCCCTCAAACTTTTTCAGGGTGTCTGTggggtcaaaattattttcagaataatatcaagaaattatttgcctattaaaatatttcttccttttctaattaCATATCTACATGAGACcagattttatgtatatattttttcaaccAAAACAACGTTGCAATAAATCGAATGCAGAAACAGATATGATAATCCAACGGTCTTCTGTTAAGCCAGATGTTAAAAGAATTGCAAAAACATGTAAAACAATGACATTCTTTttattagctttaaaaaaatcattatttttcataaaaatgttatgTTGACATGTAAGAGAtgcattatcattatttttaaatgatcgaTATATGCTTTACAATAGTatcaatttccatttctaatacggtaaatattgatagatataatgCTCTTTGGGGTCCTCAGTTATTAAGCATGTGAAGAAGGCTTGAAACCAAAGAGCTTGAGAACTATTGCCTTTtattagtgaaatcacaggtctgattgCTCAAAATGAATATGGGTAGACCATGACTTATCGTAGTAGGAGtcaatgaataaatacataattcTTTTGCCCCACCAAACATTTACCAATTATTATGAATGgatcatatatatagatatatagatatataacagtttacatatgtatttagatttcatttttattctatttcttgcatattattttcttcttcctttgttttcttactgtcttttctctttttttctttatggtggaaatctctcttctgttcctttcctatgtcaattaaaaggaaaactccacCTAAACGGTAACTGTTTAGAATTTGTGTGGGTATTTTAAGGCACCAAAACTTTGCATGTTAGTAACATTTTAAATTGCAgacctcatttttcttcttttcctctcttcatttGAATAGACCACCAAGGAAGCACATTGTGGAACGTAATACAGAGTTTTACCACATACCTACTCATAGTGATGCAAGTAAAAAGCGATTGATTGAAGATACTGAAGACTGGCACCCAAGAACAGGAACCACACAGTCTCGTTCTTTCCGAATCCTGGCTCAGATCACTGGCACCGAACACCGTAAGTTGCCATTTTGTTAAAAGAATAGACTGAGTCAGGGTGCAGCCTTCCCTGGAAAGACATATTGCTCCAGAAAACTGGGTGGTGCAATTAATAGAATGTTGAACTTGAGTGCAATTTTTACATCTGAAATTTACtagatttgtgaccctgggtaaatcatttaactctttgagccaaagtttcttcatctgtgaaaggaaagtacattgcaaaccttaaagcatgatataaGTATGAGTTATTAAAagaccttaaagtattatacatGAGTGGGTTATTACAAGAGAAAGCAATATGTGATGAggctaaaaaaaatttgaaacatttCCTGGAACAATTTgcattgaaattatttttagcaTTTGATCTATTTGGATTACAATGGCAATAAATGGTGACATTTGGAAGCATTTACTTGTAGTCAGTTGTTACACAGTGTACAATTTGAAGTGGCTTCGCCAAACTTAAATGCTTCCTAATAAGAAACAGAGTTTTGGatgttttgaaaatattaaaaactaataTAAAACGTTGCTTCTTTCTGTTGCAGTGAAAGAATCAGacaatgagaatacaaagaagaCAAAGTAAGTTCATTTAAATTTGAATGCTTTCTCCTGGTTTATGCTCTGAACGTTTTCTAAATTTGATCGTGTAATATGGCACGTTGGTCTGTGTTTTAGTGCAAGGCTTAAAAAGCTGAATTCATATCACACAGAAAGTTGTTCTTGAAATTGTTTTAATGAGCATGTGAATCATGTTTGAGTATATGctgagtttcattttccttaatCCCAGACTAAGGTTTGTGTTGCGTCTGTGTGCAGTTGTGGCGCTTTTTTATTTTAACAGCTCGCCAGGAATGAGACTGTGCTGTTTTTGCCACTTTGAGTCACTTTATTTTAGGTACAGATGTGGACGTTGTCCACTTTGATACTGCTTGAATCTAAAATGGGTATTTCGTTCCCAAAGCATTTTGCCCTTCACAGTATTAGCATGAACTCTCAGGAGCTTGGAAGGACAACATTCTGGAAGGTTGTCATTAATAGTGCACGTTCTCTGCATGTTtcatttgctatctgtgtgaaATCTGTCGAATTGAAAGATCAGaatcttcttccctttctatttcttatgaTTTTCCtgtccccttttttttttccacagggAAAAGATACCCCTTCACATCTTTAGTCCCAAATACACAAAGTTACGTGACTGGCACCATGAAGTTTCAGCACGTGCCCTTAATGTACAGTGATTTACCAGAATTGTTCCCtatcaaaaacaaaatttcaacatactttcactttttctgtttttttctcaaatgctttgcaaaatctGTATTTAATTTGCTATATTAAGATCAACTCTATCTTTTTCTACACTTTTCTAACAGCTTTCTGATGtataaagagtgagagaggaacatggttTGTGCTTAACCAGTAATTAACAAGTATTCAATATAAAGACAGCAAAGTGAAGGGCTCTGTTTTTCCATGAGTTTGTATttccatcatcttcatcatcatcattattaatgacCATGTCTTACCAAGAAGGGGTCCTTTTTTTGTGGAACTGGATTATCTGTAGGTTGTTAAAAAGCAGAGGATGATGAGCAAAGGAGCAGTCTTGGCTATTTTGAAAAACACTGCATGTGGCAGAACTTCCTTTTAAAGTTCTATGGAAACTCAGCAAGAATATTCAGGATGAATAATAAATGAGCAGAAAtaggggggtggggcagggaaggTAAGAAAGGAGACTTCCCTAGAGAACACATTTGTCCGCACTTAAACAGAGTAAATATTTGATAACTGCTGGATACCTTTATTTAAAAGGCAGTACTGGAGGTTTGTGGATGGAATGGGATGACCCCTAGAGGTGGCCaaggaaaagggaatgaatgGATCACCACTTAGAGCAGATATTGACCAGGATGCTGTTGTATTTACCCTTCACTTTAGCAGTTGCCATGAGAAAATgcagtagtttaaaaaaaaaaattcttcagataaaaattcagttttctaccaaaaagaatttttttttacttaatctaCAGCACAGATCATCTCTAGCATTTCAACAGGTTTCCAGATCTCTAAATTAAAAGTAGATATGGAGAagattgtatatgtgtgtttgtgtgtctgtgtatatgtgcacatatatatatgcatatgtatatatataccaatatacacacataaaatgaatatattctaCACTATTCTGTTACCATGCAGCATATATTATATTACTGTCATAAATTTGAGGAAGAGATTTCAACATAATAGAAACATCATACGATATCTTTGAGGTGATATTTATTACTTATGATTGGCTGTTGGTAGGAAGCAATTTTCAGAGTATTTCTAGATGCTATTTAGCTTATGATACTGCTTTTCTTgtaatataatgtattataatagATTTAAAATCAGTAACATGCTTTTTGAAGTTTGAAAagtgttaaaaaataaagttgctTTTAACTTAGATTTCTTCTTGTTCCATTTCTTTGAGGATTTTACTAACATTTTTCAGTTTGTCAGTCTTGGTATAATGTCATTTTAGGTCAAATAGACTTGAGACATAAATGCCTAATAAAAGATCTCAGCTATccgttttcttttttaaagaatggtATGAATAAATCGACAGCCTACTTTCCCTCTGTCCTAATCTGATATTCTGTCCTTGTCTGTACTTTTAGAAAATTTGGTTGCTGTTATTTTTATGTAGGTTTAGTCAAAGGATATGTTTTGAATCGTGCTTTCTTTGCTTTGCATCATTTAATcagcctttccatttttctttgtagttttcatatgtgtcatttttttaatgcaaaagtATTCTATTACTTTAACATACtctaatttattcagccattttgcAGTCGCTGGGCAtattaagttattattttttatactaAAACAAGTAATGCAATGATAACTATTTCTATATGGAAAGGTCTTGTTTCTCCCAAGTAACATCTCTATCATTCTATGCCAGTACTAATGATGGtcccagctttgctacttacttCCTGGGTGACCCTGGAGAACTCATTTACtgcttttttcttcagtttctccatttataaaatgaaaaagtcgACCTAGATGTTTGCTGTACAAGACCCCTTAAAATTCtaaagcagggatggggaacttctggccttttaggtccttggctatggctttttgactgagtctcaagttttacagaacaaatcttttgattaagaggatttgttctgtaaaatttgaattcagtcaaagggcaacaCTTGGGGACCTCAAAGCCAaaaaggccacaggttccccgcTCCCATTCtaaactctatgatcctataataggTCAGAGGATATGATTCATATTGTAATTCTTACTTATTGCTTGATTATTCTCGAAAAAAgatctcattaatttttttcagaaattatatattaaaaaattgcTGACAAGTTAGCAACAACAGCCTCATAATAGAAAAATCCTCAGCACAAAACAGATCAGCAAATGGCCTGCTACTTGTAGGTAGTCTTAGTAAGCATGTTGGCTGGGATGCACCGTATGTGTCCAAGGCAACTCTTGACTCTGGGTCTTTGTGATACTTTACCCACTGCTAGTGCTTAAATCCTGTTCTTAGTTTATGGTACCCAAAAACTTTCTTTTGGGGCGGACAGCAGTCAgcgttatgtgacttgcccaaggtcacacaactggtaagtgtctgagaccagatttgaactcagatcctactgactccagagctagtactctagccactgtaccacctagctgcccctccctcCATTGCCCTGCTCCCCACACCCCAAGAATTTCTGAAGTCTTTTTCTAAAGGAAGAAGACATACCCTTTCTTCTTACTGTAGTAAACAAGGTTTTGCAGAAAGAATCCCCCATCCGCACCATGCTTTGGTTATTTAAAATCTTGTAGATGTTATATTCACATCACGTTCAAATCTATATGCATTAGCTTTTATTACTGTGTTCAAAGCACTGTGCCAGACATAGGGTATAATATGTAAAGACAAAATACAAGCATCTCTACCCTTGGATACCTTACGTTCTcctgggggggagagggagaggaggatcAGCGTATAAACAGTTAAGGATTTTTTGCATGGTTATTTGAGAAGAGTATGAGCAGTTAAAACTAGGGGATTCCAGAAAAGGTTGAATCGTCTTACcttacataatttatatatatatgtaaaatgaaaaaaaacaccaaaaggaAAAGCCGGGTAATTTGAGGGAGGGGCTTGTGGAATGGAAATCATCTCAATATGCATAATACAGGAAATATCTGCTTTCATCTCAGTGTTTTCCTAGAAACCGCATTATAAATCACATTATGTTCAATGTTTTCAGATAAGACGAGTGCTGGAATAATGCTTGTGTTTCTGATTGAGGATTCACCCACACATACATTGCAGATATCAAACCAATAGTCATGAAACCAGTGACACAATAAAAACTATTTCAGGTCCTAATCTGTGATTTCCTGGGTATAGAAAATTCCCAATGTGGAAAATGCTTCTGCCACTGACAAGAACGTTATCACTCAGAGAGTTGGAAAATTGCCTGTGTaaatgagaagttaagtaacttacccatgCTCACACAGCTGATATGTGGCACAGACAGCCCTTCAGTCCAGAGGTCTTGGCttcaaggctagctctctattcaCCTGTATAATGATTTAACATAAAACAATCACACTCCAAGTCTTAACATTTTTCAAAATGGAAGAAACTTAGAAATTATGTAGACtagtcctctcattttgcaggtaaagaatttgaaatttcttaacttttttttgtctcagttttaaGAATTCATGAAGGGGTTGATCCTGGACTTTTCATTCTAAAACTAATTTAGCTTTAGGTTTTGGAGAGCAAGTATCTcttgatttcattcatttttcctttgatctcagTTACCACtaagaaaaaatgtgaagaaagtgcATTACACAGAGGTGTCTGCAAAGTAGGAAGGGAGGCAATtgatgaagagaaaataaggCAATTTCATATAGATTTTAGTCTTAAGGGCTTTTTAACAACAGCCAGAGGAGACACTATCTTCCATCTCCTTACCCTAATTCATCAAAAACACTGTTTCAGAAAATATGGCATGAGTGGGTCAAAACATAATGAAATAAGATATAAATGTTATGAGACATTAAATATGTACTATTAGGGAAGGGCTGCCATATGAAGAAATGCCTTGATGTACCTTTCACCACATAAAAACATGTACCAAATAATTTTTCGtggtatttgtttttaaaatattattgcatAGTGTTTCTGTAATGCAAAATGTAATACACTAACGAATCCCTCCAGAAGTTTTATTTCAGTTGCATGAACCATTTTTGTTATAAGTCAGAAATTTTACTTGCTACTGACATATCACACACCTGTGTCTCATTCACAATTTTAGGTAAGATAGAGCATCTTCTCAGAGGTTCTTTCTGTGACAGTCATAGGAACATTGTATTGTCGTATCTGCCATCTGTATAGGTACTTGATTTTAAGAATATGGATTGgatttacattttctttatgaCTAGAAACACTTCAGGAGTTTTCACATCAGTTTCTGTCATTCTTAATTTACAAAGACTTTAAGCTGAACGTAGCTCTCATTTTTTAACTTGCATTTGGTTGTATGAAAATACATACAACTTTTCATAGCATTGTGCTTTGGTTTTTGCAAAGCATCTGAAATCAAAGGCTTATTTGGTGTAGACTATATGGCAATTCTGCTGAAATAAATGAATCTTTATTTTAAACATCTCTGTACTGTGTTCAGCATCCTTCTTAAGGCAGGCATTAAGCTTGTGCCATTTCAAAGTTATTCACTAAACGTATTCTTCAGTAAGTGCATATTGAGCACCTAAGTATTGAATAATACTGAGTAGTAAGTCTGTATTGATCTATCCATGTTATTTAATAAGTATATATTAAGCACAAACATATTTAGTAAATACATATTGATCATATTAAGTAAATACATGCTGAACACGTACACATTATTCAATAGATacagaggctggtgaccttgcacagccttctgtcgctcaaaacaaagtcaagggcaagtcatgtcatcatgtctctgatgtcatggtcttctttgaaaatgaaagacgaacacaacaaattatatacatattgagCACATACCATGTTTTGTGCCACAAAGAACAAGATATATATGGTAGATAGGGTTCTTGGACAGCAAGTGTTTCCATTATAGCGAAACCAGTTTATTCTGTcacttagaaaataatttttgagatTCTTCATATGATTCCTTAATTTACAAGCTATTTTTTGCTGAAAACAGAATTCTGTTTTGCTCTCTTAAGGTCCCATCCAGTTCTGATTCTGAGGGGCTACTGtgaaacaaacattaattaaacacATACTGGGCATAGGAACATTCTGTTAGCCATCTAATTTCTCACTAAGGTGCttacaaataattaaattttcaCCAAAACAGGCATTTCAGTGTTAGTAATTAGATGCATTAAATGTTGGTACTTCCTCCAGCAGTACAGATTGCAATCCATCATCACCACCTCGATTTGTGCAATTCTTGTTGCTATCCCCATAAATCCCACCATTCTGTAGTCCTTCCTTTAGCTGGCTTTGATGTCAGGTGGATACCAGTTGACCATATAAGTTGATCATTAGTTATCCCAAATTCTTGCTGTACAACTAGTGAATTTCTTTTTGTGAGCATGTATCTCTCTGAAAATATCTTTTACAACACTTTCTCTGTTGGTATGACTTCACAACCTCTTCATGCCCACTATGTGTCTGCCTCTCCATTGCACTCTGGGTCACTCACAGGTTTAATTACTTGGAGACTGTAGTATTCTATGGTTGACAGTCATGTACTGTCACTGGAAAAATAGTGATACTAGAAagataaactttttttcttttaaaaaattatttttttcaaatttatttgttttcaattttcaacaatcatttccataatttttaaattttctccccctctttccccaggatggcatgcagtcttacatgggttctacacatacattcttatttttttattaaattattttatttgttttcagtgttctaccatcacttctatatatcttagatttttttcccctcctccctccttcccccccgccctctccactccctccttgagacaatgtacaatcttatataggttctacacatacattcctattaaatatattttcaccttagtcatgttgcacagaagaattaaaatgaatgggagaagctataaaacaaaacaaaacaaaacataatacaaaagaaaatggtctgcttcattctgcagtccaattccatagttctttctctggatgtggaaggtgttttgcctcaagagtccattgggaattttttaagtctttgcatggcaatgaagtaccaagtctaccagaaaaattccttgcacactgtggttgttgctgtgtgcacagttgtcctggttctgctcttttcactcagcatcagatcatatatgtccttccaggcctctctgaagtcttcctgttcatcatttcttatagcacaatagtattccattacattcatataccacaatttattcagccattacccaattgatgggcatccccttgatttccaattcttggccaccacaaagagagctgctacagttttcctgctatacatatttttgtacatgtgggaccctctcccatttttatgatctctttgggatacagtc includes:
- the PDLIM5 gene encoding PDZ and LIM domain protein 5 isoform X8; the protein is MSNYNISLVGPAPWGFRLQGGKDFNMPLTISSLKDGGKASQAHVKIGDVVLSIDGISAQGMTHLEAQNKIKACTGSLNMTLQRASTTPKPEPVSVQKKTQVKNNPGTVKTPPKRPPRKHIVERNTEFYHIPTHSDASKKRLIEDTEDWHPRTGTTQSRSFRILAQITGTEHLKESDNENTKKTKEKIPLHIFSPKYTKLRDWHHEVSARALNVQ